In Saccharolobus solfataricus, a genomic segment contains:
- a CDS encoding ABC transporter ATP-binding protein produces MKFVEIRDLQVTYMGKTKPSIVIDKLDIEEGESVLITGRSGSGKSTLVSVINGVIPHLINAEVKGEVRVFGLDIKTTPTSEISRYVGTLLQDPDTQAFNYTVIDEVAFGVENYMVSREEMINRVEESMKICGISHLRDREINTLSGGELQRTVLASVLAMRPKALILDEPTSNIDPQGTREILELVKTFRSEGISLVLVEHKIERVLPFIDRIIVVESGKIAVDIKKDEIIDRADLLHSLGLEIPDYMLFLKKSGFRRIDYEYLRKTYNYKPPSRNEGKGEILFASVKVKTKSGKYLINTKISLKQGTITALMGKNGSGKTTLLKAIVGLIDKKRLIVEEEKVIVNGKDLSKAKLVERGKYLAYLPQFFDVMFIKRTVEDEVKFSMKNRGVYDEMRLGEILRIFSLDAYRTEDPLVLSMGQRRRVAMASVIAGGAKVILMDEPTSGQDWYHRQILGKELLELRNKGYTILVVTHDARFVDRFTDYLLVMSDGKIVLEGKPEEVFSKSLNHGIEPPLEYELGGLIKNEQFS; encoded by the coding sequence GTGAAATTCGTGGAGATTAGGGACCTCCAAGTAACCTATATGGGGAAAACAAAACCAAGTATAGTTATAGATAAGCTTGATATAGAAGAAGGGGAGTCTGTTTTAATAACTGGTAGATCAGGGAGTGGAAAGTCTACACTAGTAAGTGTGATTAATGGCGTAATTCCCCACCTCATTAACGCTGAGGTGAAAGGTGAAGTTAGGGTCTTTGGGTTGGACATTAAGACTACACCAACGTCCGAAATATCGAGATATGTGGGTACACTGTTACAAGATCCAGACACTCAAGCCTTTAATTACACTGTGATAGATGAGGTAGCTTTCGGTGTAGAGAACTACATGGTAAGTAGAGAGGAGATGATAAACAGGGTTGAAGAGTCAATGAAGATCTGTGGGATCTCACACTTAAGGGATAGGGAGATTAATACCCTATCTGGGGGAGAACTTCAAAGGACTGTTTTAGCTTCAGTCCTAGCCATGAGACCTAAGGCACTGATTTTGGACGAACCCACTTCCAATATAGACCCACAAGGTACTAGGGAAATTTTAGAGCTAGTAAAGACTTTTAGATCTGAGGGGATTAGTCTAGTTTTAGTTGAGCATAAAATAGAGAGAGTATTACCCTTTATTGATAGAATAATTGTAGTAGAAAGTGGAAAAATTGCAGTGGATATTAAAAAAGATGAGATTATAGATAGGGCTGATCTTCTCCATTCTTTAGGTCTTGAAATACCAGATTATATGCTATTTTTAAAGAAAAGCGGTTTTAGGAGAATAGATTACGAATATTTAAGGAAAACATATAATTATAAACCACCCTCGAGAAATGAGGGGAAAGGAGAAATACTTTTTGCAAGCGTAAAGGTAAAGACGAAAAGCGGAAAGTATCTGATTAATACTAAAATATCATTAAAACAAGGTACTATAACGGCGTTAATGGGTAAGAACGGTTCCGGAAAGACTACCTTATTGAAGGCTATTGTTGGTTTAATTGATAAGAAGAGGCTAATAGTAGAGGAGGAGAAGGTTATAGTTAACGGGAAAGATTTAAGTAAGGCCAAACTTGTGGAAAGGGGAAAATATTTGGCTTATTTACCACAATTTTTCGATGTTATGTTTATAAAGAGGACGGTTGAGGATGAGGTTAAATTCTCGATGAAGAATAGAGGCGTATATGATGAGATGAGGTTAGGGGAGATCTTGAGGATATTTTCATTAGATGCCTATAGAACGGAAGATCCTTTAGTCCTTTCCATGGGACAAAGGAGAAGGGTTGCAATGGCTTCAGTGATAGCGGGTGGAGCTAAGGTTATACTAATGGATGAACCGACAAGTGGACAAGATTGGTATCATAGGCAAATCTTAGGGAAAGAACTCTTGGAATTAAGGAATAAAGGATATACGATACTGGTTGTAACTCATGATGCGAGATTTGTTGATAGATTTACAGATTATTTATTAGTGATGAGTGATGGGAAAATAGTTTTAGAAGGAAAACCAGAGGAGGTTTTCAGTAAATCACTTAATCATGGTATAGAACCTCCATTAGAATACGAATTGGGTGGGTTGATAAAAAATGAACAGTTTAGTTGA
- a CDS encoding HAD family hydrolase, whose translation MYRAIFLDFGNTLVGFKPAFYEKLQIILKEHGYDVEIRKVFRAYVKAMAINNYAQPTDIKEFLYNLSIPPDEKLINSIMSSDIRDGEAFVYDEVIEFLETIRSANLKLILVSNSSPRTKKLLEELGLVKYFDNLVLSHEIGIVKPNPKIFAIAISKGGYPALHIGDIYEIDYIGARRSYLDAVLLDRYDFYPEIKEKVRDLREIIPTIMKNL comes from the coding sequence GTGTATAGGGCAATTTTCTTAGACTTCGGAAACACGCTTGTGGGTTTTAAACCAGCATTTTATGAGAAATTGCAAATTATTCTTAAAGAACATGGTTATGATGTTGAAATTAGAAAGGTTTTCAGAGCGTATGTAAAAGCCATGGCTATTAACAACTACGCGCAACCAACTGATATTAAGGAGTTCTTATACAATTTGAGTATTCCTCCAGATGAGAAACTGATCAATAGTATAATGAGTTCTGATATAAGAGATGGTGAAGCGTTTGTGTATGATGAAGTGATTGAGTTTTTAGAAACCATCAGAAGTGCTAATTTGAAGTTAATCCTAGTGAGCAATTCGTCGCCTAGAACTAAAAAGTTGTTGGAAGAGTTAGGGTTGGTTAAATATTTCGATAATTTGGTCTTATCCCACGAAATTGGTATTGTTAAACCCAACCCAAAGATCTTCGCTATTGCCATTTCAAAGGGAGGATATCCTGCATTACATATAGGGGATATATATGAGATTGATTACATTGGAGCTAGAAGGAGTTATCTAGATGCAGTGTTACTGGATAGATACGATTTTTATCCTGAGATAAAAGAAAAAGTAAGGGATTTACGGGAGATAATACCAACGATCATGAAAAATCTCTAA
- a CDS encoding IS630-like element ISC1078 family transposase, translated as MPKSRMHGIRLNKKQEEERRINAVKDVRNGMSIKDVAKKYDVSIFTVYKWLRKGDLSAKPRKGPTKLKDEEKLVRILEKSPRDFGLNYDFWTLKLIAYILDKEFGIKYNPRSLSPVLKKLGFKYKKGKRTYVRDDNAVERWVKEQGEKLFKKIREGYKVHIFDESYVSYINKGKGWMKVGGGIKVNPKRKRFAVVGGITISKEGITFSYSTYKKPSLNSKDIILYLRKVIKDEKTVIVMDNARIHGNEVREFLEENGVEFVYLPPYSPDKSPAEGPWAVLKKRLYSKIYTDFETLMWDATRFLRSISKRVNDLTYSVKRCGEPWTSILSEVFLPFKV; from the coding sequence ATGCCGAAATCCAGAATGCACGGTATAAGGCTCAACAAGAAACAAGAGGAAGAGAGGAGGATTAACGCTGTAAAAGATGTGAGGAACGGGATGAGTATAAAGGACGTTGCCAAGAAGTATGACGTCTCCATCTTTACCGTGTACAAGTGGTTGAGGAAAGGTGACCTGAGCGCTAAGCCGAGGAAGGGACCCACGAAACTGAAGGACGAGGAAAAGCTCGTCCGAATCTTAGAAAAGAGCCCAAGAGATTTCGGCTTGAACTACGATTTCTGGACCTTGAAGCTCATAGCGTATATACTTGACAAGGAATTTGGGATAAAGTACAACCCGAGGAGTTTAAGCCCAGTCCTCAAGAAGTTAGGCTTCAAGTACAAGAAAGGAAAGAGAACTTACGTTAGAGACGATAACGCTGTAGAAAGGTGGGTGAAGGAACAAGGGGAGAAGCTTTTTAAAAAAATAAGAGAAGGGTACAAGGTACACATCTTCGATGAGTCGTACGTGTCCTACATAAACAAGGGTAAAGGCTGGATGAAGGTCGGAGGAGGGATAAAGGTCAACCCTAAGAGGAAGAGGTTTGCAGTAGTAGGCGGGATAACGATTAGTAAAGAGGGAATAACTTTCTCCTATTCGACATACAAGAAGCCCTCGCTGAACTCAAAAGATATTATACTCTACTTGAGGAAGGTAATAAAGGACGAGAAGACCGTGATAGTGATGGATAATGCTAGAATACACGGTAATGAAGTGAGGGAATTCCTTGAGGAAAATGGGGTGGAGTTTGTTTATCTGCCGCCTTACTCTCCGGATAAGAGTCCGGCGGAGGGGCCGTGGGCAGTCCTCAAGAAAAGGCTCTACTCGAAGATTTACACGGACTTCGAGACCTTAATGTGGGATGCAACGAGGTTCCTACGCTCCATATCCAAGAGAGTAAATGACCTTACGTATAGTGTGAAGAGGTGCGGTGAACCTTGGACGTCAATACTGAGTGAAGTTTTCTTGCCCTTTAAAGTCTGA
- a CDS encoding class I SAM-dependent methyltransferase, protein MQIIMSENDRYINPLILDNPLRFLVSSPNKIISRFSEYLKEDYTIVDLGCGPGFFTTVLARMVKTVYAIDPDERAISKLKEKVQKLSLNNVIPYVAPAQKLEFIRDKSIDFVFSNLMLCCTSDHDGALREIKRILKDSGLAYISVTRSFITKDKKDVSGKEWKEILSQFKVVKEGKSLLERWAIVQQKTL, encoded by the coding sequence ATGCAAATAATAATGAGTGAAAACGATAGGTACATTAACCCTCTAATTCTCGACAATCCTTTAAGATTTCTAGTCTCATCTCCTAATAAGATAATATCGAGATTTTCGGAATATCTTAAAGAGGACTATACGATAGTAGACTTGGGATGTGGCCCTGGGTTCTTCACAACAGTCCTTGCTAGGATGGTGAAAACGGTATATGCAATAGACCCGGATGAAAGAGCAATTAGCAAGCTAAAAGAGAAAGTTCAAAAATTATCTTTAAATAACGTTATACCTTACGTTGCGCCTGCTCAAAAGTTAGAATTTATTAGAGATAAAAGTATTGACTTTGTTTTCTCTAACTTAATGCTATGTTGTACTTCAGACCATGATGGAGCATTAAGGGAAATTAAGAGAATTCTAAAGGATAGTGGTTTAGCGTATATCAGCGTTACAAGGAGTTTTATCACGAAAGACAAAAAAGACGTTAGTGGAAAGGAATGGAAGGAAATACTTAGCCAGTTTAAAGTGG